Proteins encoded by one window of Cupriavidus sp. EM10:
- a CDS encoding LysR family transcriptional regulator, whose amino-acid sequence MDLAALEIFRTVVEAGGITRAAERLHRVQSNVTTRIRQLEQSLGVELFVRDGRRMVLTPAGQTLFDYACRILQLSEEAKHAVQPAHPHGRLRIASMESTAASRLPNVLAAYHQQWPDVELELVTLITNKALDAVRRFEVDCAFVAEPLGDPDLVSLPAFEEELVIVSSTSHRPIRTPEDVERATLLAFEPGCNYRTRFERWFGQCGRGTHRVIQLGSYHAIVTCAAAGIGVGMVPRSVLALYRNLPQIGIHPLGETGRVTTVLTWHPSMAGAALMALADMLPQSAGTLDDTREVA is encoded by the coding sequence ATGGACCTGGCCGCTTTGGAGATTTTTCGCACGGTGGTGGAAGCCGGTGGCATCACCCGGGCCGCCGAGCGGCTGCATCGTGTGCAGTCGAACGTGACCACGCGCATCCGGCAACTGGAGCAATCGCTGGGGGTGGAACTGTTTGTCCGTGACGGGCGGCGCATGGTGCTCACCCCGGCCGGCCAGACGCTGTTCGACTACGCCTGCCGCATCCTGCAGCTGTCCGAGGAAGCCAAGCATGCGGTGCAGCCGGCACATCCGCACGGCCGGCTGCGTATCGCGTCGATGGAAAGCACGGCGGCCAGCCGCCTGCCCAACGTGCTGGCCGCCTATCACCAGCAATGGCCGGATGTCGAACTGGAGCTGGTGACGCTGATCACCAACAAGGCGCTCGATGCGGTGCGCCGCTTCGAGGTCGATTGCGCGTTCGTGGCCGAGCCCCTGGGCGACCCCGACCTGGTCAGCCTGCCGGCATTCGAGGAAGAACTGGTAATCGTGTCGAGCACCAGCCATCGCCCGATCCGCACGCCGGAGGACGTCGAGCGCGCCACGCTGCTGGCGTTCGAGCCCGGCTGCAACTATCGCACCCGCTTCGAGCGATGGTTTGGCCAGTGTGGTCGTGGCACGCACCGGGTGATCCAGCTGGGGTCGTATCACGCCATCGTGACCTGCGCTGCGGCCGGCATCGGCGTCGGGATGGTGCCGAGATCGGTGCTGGCGCTGTATCGCAACCTGCCGCAGATCGGCATCCATCCGCTGGGCGAAACCGGCCGCGTCACCACCGTGCTGACCTGGCATCCGTCGATGGCCGGCGCCGCCCTGATGGCGCTGGCCGACATGCTGCCCCAGTCGGCCGGTACGCTCGACGATACCCGCGAAGTGGCCTGA
- a CDS encoding nodulation protein NfeD, with protein MTHAFALPPPTPPAGHWHWTHWLALADLGLVLLTVSGALAQTPSAPAQPASAAPVYVVPVQGAIGPASASFAVRGIERARRQGAQLVVLEMDTPGGLDKSMRDIIQAILASPVPVATYVYPGGARAASAGTYILYASHVAAMAPGTNLGAASPVSIGIGGPKPEAGPPAASSPASAPAGEDTMTRKQMHDASAYIRGLAQLRHRNAEWGERAVREAVSLSADEAVAQKVADLVAPNLPALLRQLDGKRIEAAGVARTLHTAGAPIVTLEPDWRSKLLAVITDPSVALILMMIGIYGLIFEFSTPGMVIPGMAGAICLLLGLFALQMLPINYAGLALIAFGVGCMVAEVFLPTFGAVGVGGIIAFAFGAVMLIDTDVPGFGVPLALIGALSAISAVFLFGMSALLLRVRRRPVVSGADTLVGSVGVVVIDPAAAAGSTDGWAIVRGEQWRIRSNRPLASGQSVRVTGRHGLVLDVTSIHDA; from the coding sequence ATGACACACGCATTTGCGTTGCCCCCGCCAACGCCGCCCGCCGGCCACTGGCACTGGACGCATTGGCTCGCGCTGGCCGACCTGGGGCTGGTCTTGCTGACGGTCTCCGGCGCGCTGGCGCAGACGCCTTCGGCGCCGGCCCAGCCTGCATCGGCCGCCCCGGTATATGTCGTCCCGGTCCAGGGCGCCATCGGTCCCGCCAGCGCCAGCTTCGCCGTGCGCGGCATCGAGCGCGCACGCAGGCAGGGTGCGCAGTTGGTGGTGCTGGAAATGGACACGCCCGGCGGCCTCGACAAGTCGATGCGCGACATCATCCAGGCCATCCTGGCCTCGCCCGTGCCCGTGGCCACCTATGTCTATCCCGGCGGTGCGCGCGCTGCCAGCGCCGGCACCTACATCCTCTACGCCAGCCATGTTGCCGCCATGGCGCCCGGCACGAACCTGGGCGCGGCCAGCCCGGTGTCCATCGGCATCGGCGGACCGAAACCCGAGGCCGGGCCGCCTGCCGCCTCCTCTCCCGCCAGCGCTCCGGCCGGCGAGGACACCATGACGCGCAAGCAGATGCACGACGCATCGGCCTATATTCGCGGGCTGGCGCAGTTGCGGCATCGCAATGCCGAATGGGGAGAGCGGGCAGTCCGTGAAGCCGTGAGCCTGTCCGCCGACGAAGCCGTGGCACAGAAAGTGGCCGATCTGGTGGCGCCCAACCTGCCCGCGCTGCTCCGCCAGCTGGACGGCAAGCGGATCGAGGCCGCCGGCGTCGCCCGCACGCTGCACACGGCCGGGGCGCCCATCGTCACGCTGGAACCTGACTGGCGCAGCAAGCTGCTGGCCGTCATCACCGATCCGAGCGTGGCGCTGATCCTGATGATGATCGGCATCTACGGGCTGATCTTCGAATTCTCCACGCCGGGCATGGTGATACCGGGCATGGCCGGGGCCATCTGCCTGCTGCTGGGCCTGTTTGCGCTGCAGATGCTGCCCATCAACTATGCCGGGCTGGCGCTGATCGCGTTTGGCGTGGGCTGCATGGTTGCCGAGGTATTCCTGCCGACGTTCGGCGCGGTGGGCGTGGGCGGCATCATCGCCTTCGCGTTCGGGGCCGTGATGCTGATCGATACCGATGTGCCCGGCTTTGGCGTGCCGCTGGCCCTGATTGGCGCGCTGTCCGCCATCTCGGCGGTGTTCCTGTTCGGCATGTCCGCGCTACTGCTGCGCGTGCGGCGCCGGCCCGTGGTCAGCGGGGCGGATACGCTGGTGGGCAGCGTCGGCGTGGTGGTGATCGATCCGGCCGCCGCCGCGGGCTCGACTGATGGCTGGGCCATCGTGCGCGGCGAGCAATGGCGCATCCGCAGCAACCGCCCCCTGGCGAGCGGACAGTCCGTGCGCGTGACCGGGCGGCATGGCCTGGTGCTGGATGTCACTTCGATTCACGATGCCTGA
- a CDS encoding slipin family protein, whose protein sequence is MAFGFSFGGLIFLLLLLVISAFRVLREYERGVVFMLGRFWRVKGPGLVLIIPVVQQMVRVDLRTVVLDVPPQDVISHDNVSVKVNAVVYFRVVDPERAIIQVANFLEATSQLAQTTLRSVLGKHELDEMLAEREKLNLDIQKVLDAQTDAWGIKVSNVEIKHVDLNESMVRAIARQAEAERERRAKIIHAEGELQASEKLLEAAQMLARQPQAMQLRYLQTLTQIAGDKSSTIVFPLPIDIVSTLTGGGGSEVRWWSLGRVDGEQAG, encoded by the coding sequence ATGGCATTCGGATTCAGTTTCGGTGGCCTGATTTTCCTGCTGCTTCTGCTGGTGATATCCGCCTTCCGCGTGCTGCGCGAATACGAGCGCGGCGTGGTGTTCATGCTGGGGCGCTTCTGGCGCGTCAAGGGGCCCGGGCTGGTGCTGATCATCCCCGTCGTGCAGCAGATGGTGCGCGTGGACCTGCGCACCGTGGTGCTGGACGTGCCGCCGCAGGACGTGATCTCGCACGACAACGTGTCGGTCAAGGTCAATGCGGTGGTCTACTTCCGCGTGGTGGACCCCGAGCGCGCCATCATCCAGGTGGCCAACTTCCTGGAGGCCACCAGCCAGCTGGCGCAAACCACGCTGCGCTCGGTGCTGGGCAAGCACGAGCTGGACGAGATGCTGGCCGAGCGCGAGAAGCTCAATCTCGACATCCAGAAGGTGCTCGACGCCCAGACCGACGCGTGGGGCATCAAGGTATCGAATGTCGAGATCAAGCATGTGGACCTGAACGAGTCGATGGTGCGCGCCATCGCCCGCCAGGCCGAGGCCGAGCGCGAGCGGCGCGCCAAGATCATCCACGCCGAAGGCGAACTGCAGGCTTCAGAAAAGCTGCTCGAAGCGGCCCAGATGCTGGCCCGCCAGCCCCAGGCCATGCAGCTGCGCTACCTGCAGACACTGACGCAGATCGCCGGCGACAAGAGCTCGACCATCGTGTTTCCGTTGCCGATCGATATTGTTTCGACGTTGACGGGGGGTGGGGGAAGTGAGGTGAGGTGGTGGAGCCTTGGCCGAGTTGACGGAGAGCAAGCAGGCTGA
- the alaS gene encoding alanine--tRNA ligase, whose product MKVSDIRSKFLQFYASKDHTVVRSSSLVPANDPTLLFTNSGMVQFKDVFLGTDKRPYSRATSSQRSVRAGGKHNDLENVGYTARHHTFFEMLGNFSFGDYFKRDAIQYAWELLTKVYQLPAEKLWVTVYAEDDEAYDIWAKEVGVPTERIVRIGDNKGARYASDNFWQMADTGPCGPCSEIFYDHGPEVWGGPPGSPEEDGDRYIEIWNLVFMQFNRDEQGNMTRLPKPCVDTGMGLERIAAVLQHVHSNYEIDLFQALIKAAGRETHVADLNQNSLKVIADHIRACSFLIVDGVIPGNEGRGYVLRRIVRRAIRHGYKLGQKTPFFHKLVPDLVAQMGEAYPELAEAESRVVEVLKAEEERFFETIENGMSILDGAVATLKAGGGKVLDGELAFKLHDTFGFPLDLTQDVAREQEITVDEAAFDAAMTRQREQARAAGKFKMAAGLEYTGDKTVFHGYDALSMEDVSVTALYVDGASVDTMQPGQTGVVVLNNTPFYAESGGQVGDQGTLVAGPAVFNVADTTKIQADVFGHQGTLTNGALKVGDKVAAQVDAVRRARTVRNHSATHLMHKALREVLGTHVQQKGSLVDPDKTRFDFSHNAPVTDDQIRQIEEIVNAEILSNAPTVAAVMPFDDAVKSGAMALFGEKYADDVRVLSIGTSKELCGGTHVTRTGDIGLFKIVVEAGVAAGIRRVEAITGDNALHYLQSLDARLNEAAAALRAQPSEIVPRIGQVQDQVRALEKELEKLKSKLASSQGDELASQAVDIKGLKVLAAQLEGADVKTLRETMDKLKDKLQSAAIVLAAVADGKVSLIAGVTADATSKVKAGELVNFVAQQVGGKGGGRPDMAQAGGTDPAGLSKALAGVSEWVSAKV is encoded by the coding sequence ATGAAAGTCTCCGACATCCGCAGCAAGTTCCTGCAGTTCTACGCGTCGAAGGACCATACCGTGGTCCGCTCGTCCAGCCTGGTGCCGGCGAACGACCCGACGCTGCTGTTCACCAATTCGGGCATGGTGCAGTTCAAGGACGTGTTCCTGGGCACCGACAAGCGTCCGTACTCGCGCGCCACGTCGTCGCAACGCTCGGTCCGCGCCGGCGGCAAGCACAATGACCTCGAGAATGTGGGTTATACGGCACGTCACCACACGTTCTTCGAGATGCTGGGCAATTTCTCGTTCGGCGACTACTTCAAGCGCGATGCCATCCAGTACGCCTGGGAACTGCTGACCAAGGTCTACCAGCTGCCGGCCGAGAAGCTCTGGGTGACCGTGTACGCCGAGGATGACGAGGCCTACGACATCTGGGCCAAGGAAGTGGGCGTGCCGACCGAGCGCATCGTGCGCATCGGCGACAACAAGGGCGCGCGCTACGCATCGGACAACTTCTGGCAGATGGCCGACACCGGCCCGTGCGGCCCGTGCTCGGAAATCTTCTACGACCACGGTCCCGAAGTCTGGGGCGGCCCGCCGGGATCGCCCGAGGAAGACGGCGACCGCTACATCGAGATCTGGAACCTGGTGTTCATGCAGTTCAACCGCGACGAGCAGGGCAACATGACGCGCCTGCCCAAGCCGTGCGTGGACACCGGTATGGGCCTGGAGCGGATTGCCGCCGTGCTGCAGCACGTGCACAGCAACTACGAGATCGACCTGTTCCAGGCACTGATCAAGGCCGCCGGCCGCGAGACGCATGTCGCAGACCTGAACCAGAATTCGCTGAAGGTCATCGCCGACCATATCCGCGCCTGCTCGTTCCTGATCGTCGACGGCGTGATCCCGGGTAACGAAGGCCGCGGCTACGTGCTGCGCCGCATCGTGCGCCGCGCCATCCGCCACGGCTACAAGCTGGGCCAGAAGACGCCGTTCTTCCACAAGCTGGTGCCGGACCTGGTGGCGCAGATGGGCGAAGCCTATCCGGAACTGGCCGAAGCCGAGAGCCGCGTGGTGGAAGTGCTGAAGGCCGAGGAAGAGCGCTTCTTTGAGACCATCGAAAACGGCATGTCGATCCTGGACGGCGCCGTGGCCACGCTGAAGGCTGGCGGCGGCAAGGTGCTGGACGGTGAACTGGCGTTCAAGCTGCACGACACGTTTGGCTTCCCGCTGGACCTGACGCAGGACGTGGCGCGCGAGCAGGAAATCACGGTGGACGAAGCCGCCTTCGACGCCGCGATGACGCGCCAGCGCGAGCAGGCCCGCGCCGCCGGCAAGTTCAAGATGGCCGCCGGACTGGAATACACGGGCGACAAGACCGTGTTCCACGGCTACGATGCCCTGAGCATGGAAGACGTGAGCGTGACCGCGCTGTACGTCGATGGCGCCTCGGTCGACACGATGCAGCCGGGCCAGACCGGCGTGGTCGTGCTGAACAACACGCCGTTCTACGCCGAATCCGGCGGCCAGGTTGGCGACCAGGGCACGCTGGTAGCGGGCCCGGCCGTCTTCAACGTGGCCGATACCACGAAGATTCAGGCTGACGTGTTCGGCCACCAGGGCACGCTGACCAACGGCGCACTCAAGGTGGGCGACAAGGTCGCGGCACAGGTCGATGCGGTCCGCCGCGCCCGCACGGTGCGCAACCACTCGGCTACCCACCTGATGCACAAGGCACTGCGCGAGGTGCTGGGCACCCACGTGCAGCAGAAGGGCTCGCTGGTCGATCCGGACAAGACGCGCTTCGACTTCTCGCACAACGCCCCGGTGACCGATGACCAGATCCGCCAGATCGAGGAAATCGTCAACGCCGAGATCCTGTCCAACGCGCCGACGGTGGCCGCCGTCATGCCGTTCGACGATGCAGTCAAGAGTGGCGCCATGGCGCTGTTCGGCGAGAAGTACGCCGACGATGTGCGCGTGCTGTCGATCGGCACGTCGAAGGAACTGTGTGGCGGTACCCACGTGACGCGTACCGGCGATATTGGCCTGTTCAAGATCGTCGTGGAAGCCGGCGTGGCTGCGGGCATCCGCCGCGTGGAAGCCATTACCGGCGACAACGCGCTGCACTACCTGCAATCGCTCGATGCACGCCTGAACGAAGCCGCTGCCGCGCTGCGCGCCCAGCCGTCGGAAATCGTGCCGCGCATCGGCCAGGTGCAGGACCAGGTCCGCGCGCTGGAAAAGGAACTGGAGAAGCTCAAGAGCAAGCTGGCGTCGTCGCAGGGCGATGAACTCGCCTCGCAGGCCGTGGACATCAAGGGCCTGAAGGTGCTGGCCGCCCAGCTCGAGGGTGCCGACGTGAAGACGCTGCGCGAGACGATGGACAAGCTCAAGGACAAGCTCCAGAGCGCCGCCATCGTGCTGGCTGCCGTGGCCGACGGCAAGGTCAGCCTGATCGCCGGCGTGACGGCTGACGCCACGTCGAAGGTCAAGGCTGGCGAGCTCGTCAACTTTGTCGCCCAGCAGGTCGGCGGCAAGGGCGGCGGCCGTCCGGACATGGCCCAGGCCGGCGGTACTGACCCGGCCGGTCTGTCGAAGGCCCTGGCCGGCGTGTCGGAGTGGGTGTCGGCCAAGGTCTGA
- a CDS encoding DUF2214 family protein — protein MLTDALLAFLHFTAIFVLITLMAAEAVVLRPDMTPAAVRRLSIYDFIYFLSAMAVLATGLLRLFYGAKGVDFYIHNPWFHAKMTVFVVIALCSLPPTFTFARWRKQSRRLPDFVPTPAEIKKARRWVMIEAHLVILLPLCAVMMARGIGIR, from the coding sequence ATGCTGACCGACGCCCTGCTCGCGTTCCTGCACTTCACGGCCATCTTCGTGCTGATCACGCTGATGGCCGCCGAAGCCGTGGTCCTGCGTCCGGACATGACTCCGGCCGCCGTCCGCCGCCTGTCGATCTACGACTTCATCTACTTCCTGTCGGCCATGGCCGTGCTGGCCACCGGCCTGCTGCGGCTGTTCTACGGCGCCAAGGGCGTGGACTTCTATATCCACAATCCGTGGTTCCACGCCAAGATGACGGTGTTCGTGGTGATCGCGCTGTGTTCGCTGCCGCCGACCTTCACCTTTGCCAGATGGCGCAAGCAGTCCCGGCGGCTGCCGGATTTCGTGCCGACGCCGGCGGAGATCAAGAAGGCGCGCCGCTGGGTGATGATCGAGGCCCATCTGGTGATCCTGCTGCCGCTATGCGCGGTGATGATGGCCCGGGGCATCGGCATCCGCTAA
- a CDS encoding tripartite tricarboxylate transporter substrate binding protein: protein MLKTLLKAALAALATLAALAAVTLTTAHAAPAPANWPTKPIRFVVPYPAGGPLDTVARAIGEKLRDSLGQPVVVENKPGAGGNLGADFVAKQPADGYTIVMGAVATHAINPTLFTKMPYDPVKDFAPVTLVADVPNVLVMHPGKAAELHINNVRDLVEYARKHPGKLDYASGGNGSAGHLSGELFKSMAHISMVHIPYNGASPAQLSVLSGQTDLIFDNLASASANIKAGKLKAFAVTTAGRAATFPELPTIAEAGKGLGLEGFDISTWFGVLAPAGTPRDIVDRLNHDIVAILKTDDMKARLARIGAQPAPTTPEQFGALIQRELKKYGQVVKVSGAKVD, encoded by the coding sequence ATGCTGAAGACCCTGCTTAAGGCCGCCCTTGCCGCCCTTGCCACCCTGGCCGCCCTGGCCGCCGTGACCCTCACCACGGCTCACGCGGCCCCCGCCCCCGCCAACTGGCCGACCAAGCCGATCCGCTTCGTGGTGCCCTATCCGGCCGGCGGCCCGCTGGACACCGTGGCGCGTGCCATCGGCGAAAAGCTGCGCGACAGCCTGGGCCAGCCCGTGGTGGTCGAGAACAAGCCCGGTGCCGGCGGCAACCTGGGCGCCGACTTCGTGGCCAAGCAGCCGGCCGACGGCTACACCATCGTAATGGGCGCCGTGGCCACGCACGCCATCAACCCGACGCTGTTCACCAAGATGCCGTACGACCCGGTCAAGGATTTCGCGCCGGTCACGCTGGTGGCCGACGTGCCGAACGTGCTGGTGATGCATCCGGGCAAGGCGGCCGAGCTGCATATCAACAACGTGCGCGACCTGGTGGAATATGCGCGCAAGCACCCGGGCAAGCTTGACTATGCGTCGGGCGGCAATGGCAGCGCAGGCCACCTGTCGGGCGAGCTGTTCAAGAGCATGGCGCACATCAGCATGGTCCATATCCCGTACAACGGCGCGTCGCCCGCGCAGCTGTCGGTGCTGTCGGGCCAGACCGACCTGATCTTCGACAACCTGGCGTCCGCATCGGCGAACATCAAGGCCGGCAAGCTCAAGGCCTTTGCCGTGACCACGGCCGGCCGTGCGGCGACGTTCCCGGAACTGCCGACCATTGCCGAAGCCGGCAAGGGCCTGGGGCTGGAAGGCTTCGATATCTCCACGTGGTTTGGCGTCCTGGCGCCGGCCGGCACGCCGCGCGATATCGTCGATCGTCTCAATCACGACATCGTGGCCATCCTGAAGACCGACGACATGAAGGCGCGCCTGGCGCGTATCGGCGCCCAGCCGGCCCCCACCACGCCAGAGCAGTTCGGCGCGTTGATCCAGCGTGAACTGAAGAAGTACGGTCAGGTGGTCAAGGTTTCCGGCGCGAAGGTCGACTGA
- a CDS encoding potassium/proton antiporter: protein MEAIDHAVLIGALVMTLGILLGVFSARFGVPFLLVFLGVGMAAGVDGPGGIRFSNTWLSFLVGNIALAVILLDGGLRTRFATFRVALKPSLALATVGVVVTAVLVGLFATWMLGIDWKLGLLLGAIVGSTDAAAVFSLLNSSGIRLKDRVASVLEIESGINDPMAIFLTLTLIEWITAPQSLSPGALALRLLVQFGVGGLLGVGLGYCMANVMERVNVAEGLQAILICSGGCMIWAIVQSFGGSGFLAVYLVGMMVGNRDRAVSEDVMRAMDGMAWLAQSAMFLLLGLLVTPHRIWDIAVPALALAGFLMFVARPVAVFAALLPFRFSVREKGFLAWMGLRGAVPIVLSLFPLLQGMEDSGLLFRVAFAVVLASLLCQGTSVALAARLARVLRPGYDEPLSRERLRGIRAPGMEMMQFLVAPNSSMEDLRADQVELPARSRLVTVAREGALVPLDQAVLRAGDIVSILAPSPAMPRLSRLFLRPATPPAWDQVSHDFLLDGQARLADVAALYATRALQPEQQEQTLEQAMLAVFPSPPVEGDAVEIAGLRLTVTRMEGPRITQVGLLLPRNAAEDARDGKDRTWRLRDKARGSLSRPSRRKP, encoded by the coding sequence TTGGAAGCCATCGACCATGCCGTCCTGATTGGCGCCCTGGTGATGACACTGGGCATCCTGCTCGGGGTGTTCTCGGCCCGCTTCGGGGTGCCATTCCTGCTGGTATTCCTGGGCGTGGGCATGGCCGCCGGCGTGGATGGCCCGGGCGGCATCCGCTTTTCCAATACCTGGCTCAGCTTCCTGGTGGGCAATATCGCGCTGGCCGTGATCCTGCTCGACGGCGGCCTGCGCACGCGCTTTGCCACGTTCCGGGTGGCGCTGAAGCCGTCGCTGGCGCTGGCCACGGTGGGCGTGGTGGTGACGGCGGTGCTGGTGGGATTGTTTGCAACATGGATGCTCGGCATCGACTGGAAGCTCGGGCTGCTGCTGGGCGCCATCGTCGGGTCCACCGACGCGGCGGCGGTGTTCTCGCTGCTCAACAGCAGCGGCATCCGGCTCAAGGACCGCGTGGCCAGCGTGCTGGAGATCGAATCGGGCATCAACGACCCGATGGCCATTTTCCTGACCCTGACTCTGATCGAATGGATCACGGCGCCGCAGAGCCTGTCGCCCGGCGCGCTGGCGCTGCGGTTGCTGGTGCAGTTCGGGGTGGGCGGGCTGCTGGGCGTGGGGCTGGGCTATTGCATGGCCAACGTCATGGAGCGCGTCAATGTGGCCGAGGGGCTGCAGGCCATCCTGATCTGTTCGGGCGGGTGCATGATCTGGGCCATCGTCCAGTCATTCGGCGGCAGCGGCTTCCTGGCGGTCTATCTGGTGGGGATGATGGTCGGCAACCGCGACCGTGCCGTCAGCGAGGACGTGATGCGTGCCATGGACGGCATGGCCTGGCTGGCGCAGTCGGCCATGTTCCTGCTGCTGGGGCTGCTGGTGACGCCGCACCGCATCTGGGACATCGCCGTGCCTGCCCTGGCGCTGGCGGGATTCCTGATGTTCGTGGCGCGGCCCGTGGCGGTCTTCGCGGCGCTGCTGCCGTTCCGGTTCAGCGTGCGGGAGAAAGGCTTTCTGGCCTGGATGGGGTTGCGCGGCGCGGTGCCGATCGTCCTGTCGCTGTTCCCGCTGCTGCAGGGCATGGAGGATTCCGGACTGCTGTTCCGCGTGGCGTTCGCGGTGGTGCTGGCCAGCCTGCTGTGCCAGGGCACCTCCGTGGCGCTGGCCGCGCGGCTGGCGCGCGTGCTGCGGCCGGGGTACGACGAGCCGCTGTCGCGCGAGCGCCTGCGCGGCATCCGGGCCCCGGGCATGGAGATGATGCAGTTCCTGGTGGCGCCCAATTCGTCGATGGAAGACCTGCGCGCCGATCAGGTGGAACTGCCGGCCCGGAGCCGCCTGGTGACGGTGGCGCGCGAGGGGGCGCTGGTGCCGCTGGACCAGGCGGTGCTGCGCGCGGGGGATATCGTGTCGATCCTGGCGCCCAGCCCGGCCATGCCGCGCCTGTCGCGCCTGTTCCTGCGGCCCGCCACGCCGCCGGCCTGGGATCAGGTTTCGCACGATTTCCTGCTGGACGGCCAGGCCCGGCTGGCCGACGTGGCGGCCCTTTACGCCACACGGGCGCTGCAGCCGGAGCAACAGGAGCAAACGCTGGAGCAGGCGATGCTGGCGGTATTTCCGTCGCCGCCGGTGGAAGGCGATGCGGTGGAGATTGCCGGCCTGCGGCTGACCGTGACCCGCATGGAGGGGCCGCGCATCACGCAGGTGGGATTGCTGCTGCCGCGCAATGCGGCGGAGGACGCCAGGGACGGCAAGGACCGCACCTGGCGCCTGCGGGACAAGGCCCGTGGATCGCTCAGTCGACCTTCGCGCCGGAAACCTTGA
- a CDS encoding tripartite tricarboxylate transporter TctB family protein, translating to MRIRSQKDFASGLMFILVGFGFSFVARGYSMGTAAKMGPGYFPFWLGIVLAILGALVLWGSLSAKAEEDHLARWDLKILLWILGSVVLFGLLLKPLGMVLSVVVLVLVSSMASHEFSWKGAVLNAIILVVISMGAFVYGINLQMPVWPAFLAS from the coding sequence TTGCGCATACGTAGCCAAAAGGACTTTGCCTCCGGCCTGATGTTCATCCTGGTCGGTTTCGGCTTTTCCTTCGTCGCCCGTGGCTATTCCATGGGAACAGCCGCCAAGATGGGACCGGGATACTTCCCGTTCTGGCTCGGCATCGTGCTCGCCATTCTTGGCGCGCTGGTACTGTGGGGCTCGCTGTCCGCCAAGGCGGAAGAAGATCACCTGGCCCGCTGGGACCTGAAGATCCTGCTGTGGATCCTGGGCTCGGTCGTGCTGTTCGGCCTGCTGCTCAAGCCGCTGGGCATGGTGCTGTCGGTGGTGGTACTGGTGCTGGTTTCCTCGATGGCCAGCCACGAATTCAGCTGGAAGGGCGCCGTTCTCAACGCGATCATCCTCGTGGTGATCAGCATGGGCGCGTTCGTGTACGGCATCAACCTGCAGATGCCGGTGTGGCCGGCCTTCCTGGCAAGCTAA
- a CDS encoding tripartite tricarboxylate transporter permease, with product MEGVAGPESANNAAAQTSFIPLLTLGIPPNAVMALMVGAMTIHNIQPGPQVMTSNPALFWGLIASMWLGNLILIVLNLPMIGIWVKLLKVPYRYLYPAILTFCCIGVYSVQNTTFDVFQTAAFGIIGYLFIKLKCEPAPLLLGFVLGPMMEENFRRSLLLSRGDFSVFVTRPLSLGLLIAAAVLVLIVAMPSIKAKREEAFQEE from the coding sequence ATCGAAGGCGTGGCAGGTCCGGAATCGGCCAACAACGCCGCGGCCCAGACGTCGTTCATCCCGCTGCTGACGCTGGGTATCCCGCCGAACGCCGTGATGGCGCTGATGGTGGGCGCGATGACCATCCACAACATCCAGCCCGGTCCGCAGGTGATGACCAGCAACCCGGCGCTGTTCTGGGGCCTGATCGCCTCGATGTGGCTGGGCAACCTGATCCTGATCGTGCTGAACCTGCCGATGATCGGTATCTGGGTGAAGCTGCTGAAGGTGCCTTACCGCTACCTGTACCCGGCCATCCTGACGTTCTGCTGCATCGGCGTGTACTCGGTCCAGAACACCACGTTCGACGTGTTCCAGACCGCGGCCTTCGGCATCATCGGCTACCTGTTCATCAAGCTGAAGTGCGAGCCGGCGCCGCTGCTGCTGGGCTTCGTGCTGGGGCCGATGATGGAAGAAAACTTCCGCCGTTCGCTGCTGCTGTCGCGTGGTGACTTCAGCGTGTTCGTGACGCGTCCGCTGTCGCTGGGCCTGCTGATTGCCGCTGCGGTACTGGTGCTGATCGTGGCCATGCCGTCGATCAAGGCCAAGCGCGAGGAAGCGTTCCAGGAAGAATAA